One window of Clarias gariepinus isolate MV-2021 ecotype Netherlands chromosome 21, CGAR_prim_01v2, whole genome shotgun sequence genomic DNA carries:
- the gas1a gene encoding growth arrest-specific protein 1a, which translates to MARLAQSARGAGSPPSPSPWPLACALLFLGTCVCAGPSSSRARGRLVCWQAIMNCQAEPECHYAYGQYVRACDPVLSGRRRSCPSHCIASLVQLNQTKSGPALEDCSCADDQFCRETKRAIEPCLPRTSSMGCTEARRQCERDGPCRAAMGDYLQHCGKLFSGAMCTSACRGVIAHMRRLPKAQQLDTCVCDGAERTICEYVKVSMDTLCFGMPPVVDVDGSGRDGDDEDDDGGEDDIEDSQNSARKSVQNLSALAVLAPILVLLRFW; encoded by the coding sequence ATGGCGAGGCTCGCGCAGTCAGCCCGGGGCGCCGGCTCGCCCCCGTCCCCGTCCCCGTGGCCACTCGCCTGCGCGCTCCTGTTTCTCGGCACTTGCGTGTGCGCGGGCCCGTCGTCAAGTCGCGCGCGGGGCCGTCTCGTGTGCTGGCAGGCTATTATGAATTGCCAGGCGGAACCGGAGTGCCACTACGCGTACGGCCAGTACGTGCGCGCGTGTGACCCGGTGCTGAGCGGCCGGCGGCGCTCGTGCCCGAGCCACTGCATCGCATCACTTGTGCAGCTCAACCAGACTAAGAGCGGCCCTGCGCTGGAGGACTGCAGCTGCGCAGACGACCAGTTTTGTCGCGAAACCAAGCGCGCCATCGAGCCGTGCCTGCCGCGGACCAGCAGTATGGGCTGCACGGAGGCGCGGCGGCAGTGCGAGCGCGACGGACCCTGCCGCGCCGCCATGGGTGACTACCTGCAGCACTGCGGTAAGCTGTTCAGCGGCGCCATGTGCACGAGCGCGTGCCGCGGCGTCATCGCGCATATGCGCCGCCTGCCCAAAGCGCAGCAGCTTGACACGTGCGTCTGCGACGGCGCCGAGCGGACCATTTGCGAGTACGTCAAAGTGAGCATGGACACGCTGTGCTTCGGCATGCCGCCCGTTGTCGATGTAGACGGATCCGGGCGAGACGGGgacgatgaagatgatgatggagGAGAAGACGATATCGAGGACAGCCAGAACAGCGCAAGAAAGAGCGTGCAGAACTTAAGTGCTCTTGCTGTACTTGCACCCATCTTGGTATTATTACGGTTTTGGtga